Proteins co-encoded in one Paraburkholderia edwinii genomic window:
- the aruF gene encoding arginine/ornithine succinyltransferase subunit alpha — MLFVRPGRLADLDALEQMARAAQPVLHSLPHDRRALEARVALSEDSFRAEADFPGEEFYLFVLENSETGKLLGTASIVAAAGYSEPFYAFRNDALIHASRELHVNRKIHALTMSHELTGKSRLGGFYIEPELRGAATAHLLSRARMMYIAANRRRFTPEVFSLLLGVTDDAGVSPFWEAVGRKFFGRNFADIEVQSGGRSSTFIAEVMPSYPIYVPLLPEAAQRVLGEPDEKALLAYEIHLEEGFETDRYVDIFDAGPVLTVQVDRSACAKRNEMRAVHASNEAPPDRALSATYMVASNRPGEFRCVLVDLPREHSAGAPLPAAARAALGVNDGDTVRCVILHQEENNASAEDAQ, encoded by the coding sequence ATGCTCTTCGTACGCCCCGGTCGCCTCGCCGACCTCGACGCGCTCGAACAGATGGCGCGCGCCGCGCAGCCGGTGCTGCATTCGCTGCCGCACGACCGCCGCGCGCTCGAGGCGCGCGTCGCCTTATCGGAAGACTCGTTTCGCGCGGAAGCGGATTTCCCAGGTGAGGAGTTCTATCTCTTCGTGCTCGAAAATAGCGAAACAGGCAAGCTGCTCGGCACCGCGAGCATCGTCGCCGCGGCCGGTTATTCGGAGCCGTTCTACGCATTTCGCAACGATGCGCTAATTCATGCGTCGCGCGAGCTGCATGTGAACCGCAAGATCCACGCGCTGACGATGTCGCACGAACTGACCGGCAAAAGCCGTCTCGGCGGCTTCTATATCGAGCCCGAGCTGCGCGGCGCGGCGACGGCACACCTGCTGTCGCGCGCGCGGATGATGTATATCGCCGCGAACCGCAGGCGCTTCACGCCCGAGGTGTTTTCGCTGCTGCTCGGCGTGACCGACGACGCGGGCGTGTCGCCGTTCTGGGAAGCGGTGGGCCGCAAGTTCTTCGGGCGTAATTTCGCCGATATCGAAGTGCAGTCGGGCGGACGCAGCAGCACGTTTATCGCCGAGGTAATGCCAAGCTATCCGATCTATGTGCCGCTGTTGCCGGAAGCGGCGCAGCGCGTGCTCGGCGAGCCCGACGAAAAAGCGCTGCTCGCGTACGAGATTCATCTCGAAGAGGGCTTCGAGACCGATCGCTATGTCGATATCTTCGATGCGGGACCGGTGCTGACCGTGCAGGTCGATCGCAGCGCGTGCGCGAAGCGCAACGAGATGCGGGCTGTGCACGCGAGCAACGAAGCGCCGCCTGACCGCGCGCTCAGCGCCACCTATATGGTTGCAAGCAACCGCCCCGGCGAATTCCGCTGCGTGCTGGTCGATTTGCCGCGCGAGCATAGTGCCGGCGCGCCGCTGCCGGCCGCGGCCCGTGCCGCGCTCGGCGTGAACGACGGCGACACGGTGCGCTGCGTGATCCTGCATCAGGAAGAGAACAACGCATCTGCGGAGGACGCTCAATGA
- the astE gene encoding succinylglutamate desuccinylase yields the protein MLDDFLAYTLGGHAPDATQREGVCANGVRWNWLDDGVLQFEPAAAGRNAGHDADHEAAVHSVLASAGIHGDETAPIELLSMIVRDIANGRARLTCRLLVVLGNVAAMRAACRYIDDDLNRLFSGRHTQLPASREAPRAAALERAAAQFFANAPQRRSARWHIDMHTAIRASVFERFALLPHTGEPMSRAMFAWLRDANIAAVLVHSAKSTTYSHFTSEACGADACTLELGKVRPFGQNDLARFAGADRALRNLISGQCDDRRAHARSIDATASRDVQKAIPLPRVFTVIDQITKHSDAFELLVEADVPNFTAYPQHTLIARDGGYRYTVSHPEERIVFPNPSVKPGLRAGLMVVETTEHALASLQ from the coding sequence ATGCTCGACGACTTTCTTGCCTACACGCTAGGCGGCCATGCACCCGATGCCACGCAACGCGAAGGCGTGTGCGCAAACGGCGTGCGCTGGAACTGGCTCGACGATGGCGTGCTGCAATTCGAGCCTGCAGCGGCCGGGCGCAATGCAGGTCACGATGCAGATCATGAAGCGGCAGTGCACAGCGTGCTCGCGTCGGCCGGCATTCATGGCGACGAAACCGCACCGATCGAATTGCTGTCGATGATCGTGCGCGATATCGCAAACGGCCGCGCGCGGCTCACGTGCCGGCTGCTCGTCGTGCTCGGCAATGTCGCGGCGATGCGCGCCGCGTGCCGCTATATCGACGACGATCTGAACCGCCTCTTCAGTGGCCGTCACACGCAGTTGCCGGCGAGCAGGGAAGCGCCGCGCGCTGCGGCGCTCGAACGCGCAGCCGCGCAATTTTTTGCGAACGCGCCGCAACGGCGCAGCGCGCGCTGGCATATCGATATGCACACGGCGATCCGTGCCTCGGTGTTCGAGCGTTTCGCGCTGCTGCCGCATACGGGCGAACCGATGTCGCGCGCGATGTTTGCATGGCTGCGCGATGCGAACATCGCAGCGGTGCTCGTGCATTCGGCGAAGAGCACGACGTATTCGCATTTCACATCCGAGGCGTGCGGCGCCGACGCATGCACGCTCGAACTGGGCAAGGTGCGTCCGTTCGGACAGAACGATCTTGCGCGTTTCGCAGGCGCCGATCGCGCGTTGCGTAACCTGATTTCGGGGCAGTGTGATGACCGCCGCGCTCACGCCCGTTCGATCGATGCGACGGCGAGCCGAGATGTGCAAAAAGCCATACCGCTGCCACGTGTCTTCACCGTGATCGATCAGATCACGAAACACAGCGACGCATTCGAACTGCTCGTCGAAGCCGACGTGCCAAATTTCACTGCGTATCCGCAACACACGCTGATCGCGCGCGACGGCGGCTATCGCTATACGGTGAGCCATCCCGAAGAGCGCATCGTGTTCCCGAATCCGTCGGTAAAACCTGGCCTGCGCGCGGGACTGATGGTCGTCGAAACGACAGAGCATGCGCTCGCGTCACTGC
- the astA gene encoding arginine N-succinyltransferase — MIVVRVVQTGDLDALVALAGETGPGLTTFKPDRAALEARIARSRRTLDNHAAPHEQGYLFVMEDSATGDIAGVCGIETAVGLDQPFYNYRVSTVVHASQDLGIWTLMRALNISHDLTGYAELCSLFLSPRYRSSGVGGLLSRSRFMFIAQFRERFPQRICAELRGHFDAEGTSPFWRAVGSHFYQIDFNAADYLSSHGRKSFLAELMPRFPVYVDLLPEEAQECVGLTHSDTLPARKMLEAEGLRYENHVDIFDAGPVLECHIADLRTMRESVVVPVEIVGAAHASADGQREPAQGSDREAPRSLVSNTSLDDFRVGMAPGIVEAGVFRLSADAAAALRVNAGDPVRVLATTHAPKQKQGSA; from the coding sequence ATGATCGTCGTGCGTGTCGTACAGACGGGCGATCTGGACGCGCTCGTCGCCCTTGCAGGAGAAACCGGCCCCGGCCTCACCACGTTCAAGCCCGATCGCGCCGCGCTCGAGGCGCGTATCGCGCGCTCGCGCCGCACGCTCGACAATCACGCGGCGCCGCACGAGCAAGGCTACCTGTTCGTGATGGAAGACAGCGCGACGGGCGATATCGCGGGCGTATGCGGCATCGAAACGGCAGTCGGTCTCGATCAGCCGTTCTATAACTATCGCGTGAGCACGGTCGTGCATGCGAGCCAGGACCTCGGCATCTGGACGCTGATGCGCGCGCTCAATATCTCGCACGATCTGACCGGCTACGCCGAACTGTGCTCGCTGTTCCTGAGCCCGCGTTATCGCTCGAGCGGAGTCGGCGGCTTGCTGTCGCGTTCGCGCTTCATGTTTATCGCGCAGTTTCGCGAGCGTTTTCCGCAGCGCATCTGTGCGGAACTGCGCGGCCATTTCGATGCGGAAGGCACGTCGCCGTTCTGGCGCGCGGTCGGCTCGCACTTCTACCAGATCGATTTCAATGCGGCCGACTATCTGAGCTCGCATGGCCGCAAGTCGTTTCTCGCCGAGTTGATGCCGCGCTTTCCCGTGTATGTCGATTTGCTGCCCGAAGAAGCGCAGGAATGTGTCGGCCTCACGCATAGCGATACGCTGCCCGCGCGCAAGATGCTCGAAGCCGAAGGGCTGCGCTATGAAAACCACGTCGATATCTTCGATGCGGGCCCGGTGCTCGAATGCCATATCGCCGATTTGCGCACGATGCGCGAGAGCGTCGTCGTGCCGGTCGAGATCGTCGGCGCGGCGCATGCATCCGCTGACGGCCAGCGCGAACCCGCGCAGGGCAGCGACCGCGAAGCGCCGCGCTCGCTCGTCTCGAATACGTCGCTCGACGATTTTCGCGTCGGCATGGCGCCGGGCATCGTTGAAGCAGGCGTGTTCCGCCTGTCTGCTGACGCAGCCGCGGCGCTGCGCGTGAACGCCGGCGACCCCGTGCGCGTGCTGGCCACGACGCATGCACCTAAACAGAAACAGGGATCAGCATGA
- a CDS encoding aspartate aminotransferase family protein has protein sequence MNDQNVTRQTFDEVMVPVFSPAPFVPDRGEGSRVWDTQGRDYIDFAGGIAVTALGHAHPELLKVLHEQGAKLWHIGNGYTNEPVLRLAKRLEDLTFADRAFFANSGAEANEAAFKLARRVAFERHGAEKYEIVSFTQSFHGRTFFTVSVGGQPKYSEGFGPVPAGIIHLPYNDIDAARKAIGPQTCAVVVEPIQGEGGVIPADPAFLRALREACDQHGALLIFDEVQTGVGRTGFFYAYQDTDVTPDILTTAKSLGNGFPIGAMLTTNELAAHFKVGVHGTTYGGNPLASAIALKVVELISDPKLLDGVRSRSTALQETLAKLNERFGIFTQVRGKGLLIGAELNEAFKGRAKDFVTAAGKHGLIMLMAGPDVLRFAPSLIIPLDDLHEGLARLAKAIEEVVGATAASHAK, from the coding sequence ATGAACGACCAGAATGTGACACGCCAGACCTTCGACGAAGTGATGGTGCCGGTGTTTTCGCCCGCACCGTTCGTGCCGGATCGGGGCGAAGGCTCGCGCGTCTGGGACACGCAGGGCCGCGACTATATCGACTTCGCTGGCGGTATCGCCGTCACCGCGCTGGGCCATGCGCATCCGGAACTGCTGAAGGTGTTGCACGAGCAGGGCGCGAAGCTCTGGCATATCGGCAACGGCTATACGAACGAGCCGGTGCTGCGCCTCGCGAAGCGTCTCGAGGACCTGACGTTTGCCGACCGCGCATTCTTCGCGAACTCGGGCGCCGAAGCGAACGAAGCCGCATTCAAGCTGGCGCGGCGCGTGGCGTTCGAACGGCATGGCGCGGAAAAATACGAGATCGTTTCCTTCACGCAGTCGTTTCATGGCCGCACGTTCTTTACCGTCAGCGTCGGCGGGCAGCCGAAATACTCGGAAGGCTTCGGGCCCGTGCCGGCCGGCATCATCCATCTGCCGTACAACGATATCGACGCGGCGCGCAAGGCGATCGGCCCGCAAACCTGCGCGGTGGTGGTCGAACCGATTCAGGGCGAAGGCGGCGTGATTCCGGCCGATCCCGCGTTTCTGCGCGCGTTGCGTGAAGCATGCGACCAGCACGGCGCGCTGCTGATTTTCGACGAAGTGCAAACGGGCGTTGGCCGCACGGGGTTCTTCTACGCATATCAGGACACCGATGTGACGCCGGATATCCTGACCACCGCGAAGTCGCTCGGCAACGGCTTTCCGATCGGCGCGATGCTGACCACCAACGAACTGGCCGCGCACTTCAAGGTCGGCGTGCACGGCACCACCTATGGCGGCAATCCGCTCGCATCGGCCATCGCGCTCAAAGTGGTGGAACTGATCAGCGATCCGAAACTGCTCGATGGGGTCCGCTCGCGCAGCACGGCGCTGCAGGAAACGCTCGCAAAACTGAACGAGCGCTTCGGCATCTTTACGCAGGTGCGCGGCAAGGGGCTTCTGATCGGCGCTGAGCTTAACGAGGCATTCAAGGGACGCGCGAAAGACTTCGTCACGGCGGCGGGCAAGCATGGGCTCATCATGCTGATGGCGGGCCCGGACGTGCTGCGCTTCGCACCGTCGCTGATCATTCCGCTCGACGATCTGCACGAAGGGCTCGCAAGGCTCGCAAAGGCGATCGAAGAAGTGGTCGGCGCGACGGCCGCGTCGCACGCCAAATAG
- the astD gene encoding succinylglutamate-semialdehyde dehydrogenase encodes MTELLIDGSWTAGSGAAFASRNPGTNDIVWQGSSASADDVERAVISARRAFPDWSATPFEARCAIARRFAALLSERKEALAAAIGRETGKPLWEARTEVAAMAAKVDISIQAYHERTGEKRAQIADGTAVLRHRPHGVVAVFGPYNFPGHLPNGHIVPALIAGNTVVFKPSELAPAVARATVEVWQEAGLPAGVLNLVQGEKDTGVALANHRQIDGLFFTGSSGTGTFLHKQFGGRPEIVLALEMGGNNPLVVAEVADLDAAVHHTIQSAFLSAGQRCTCARRILVPDDAFGERFIERLVDVTSRIRVGAYDADPQPYMGAVITARAAARLVDAQTRLVDGGARTLLAMHQSDPALGFVSPAILDVTDVADLPDEEHFGPLAQIIRYDTFDAAIERANDTAYGLSAGLLADDETQWTHFQRAIRAGIVNWNRPTNGASSAAPFGGTGRSGNNRPSAYYAADYCSYPMASVESAQLQMPASVSPGLHF; translated from the coding sequence ATGACCGAACTATTGATCGACGGCAGCTGGACTGCAGGCAGCGGCGCGGCATTCGCGTCGCGCAATCCGGGCACGAACGACATCGTGTGGCAAGGCAGCAGCGCATCGGCCGACGATGTGGAGCGCGCAGTCATAAGCGCGCGCCGCGCGTTCCCTGATTGGTCCGCCACACCATTCGAAGCGCGCTGCGCCATCGCGCGCCGCTTCGCCGCGCTATTGAGCGAACGCAAGGAAGCGCTTGCCGCAGCGATCGGCCGCGAGACCGGCAAGCCGCTATGGGAAGCGCGCACCGAAGTTGCCGCGATGGCGGCGAAAGTCGATATCTCGATCCAGGCTTACCACGAGCGCACCGGCGAAAAGCGCGCACAGATCGCCGACGGCACCGCGGTGCTGCGGCATCGTCCGCATGGCGTGGTTGCCGTGTTCGGTCCATACAACTTTCCGGGGCACTTGCCGAACGGGCATATCGTGCCCGCGCTGATCGCGGGCAACACGGTGGTGTTCAAGCCGTCCGAACTCGCGCCGGCCGTTGCGCGCGCAACGGTCGAGGTGTGGCAGGAAGCGGGGCTGCCCGCGGGCGTGCTCAATCTCGTGCAGGGCGAGAAGGACACGGGTGTGGCGCTCGCGAATCACCGGCAGATCGATGGGCTTTTCTTTACCGGCAGTTCCGGTACGGGCACGTTCCTGCACAAGCAGTTCGGCGGGCGCCCCGAGATCGTGCTGGCACTCGAAATGGGCGGCAACAATCCGCTCGTCGTGGCCGAGGTGGCCGATCTCGATGCGGCCGTGCATCACACGATCCAGTCGGCGTTTTTGTCGGCGGGGCAGCGCTGCACCTGCGCGCGACGCATCCTCGTGCCTGACGATGCGTTCGGCGAGCGCTTTATCGAGCGTCTTGTCGACGTCACCTCGCGGATTCGTGTCGGCGCTTACGATGCAGACCCTCAGCCGTATATGGGCGCTGTTATCACCGCGCGTGCGGCTGCGCGGCTGGTCGATGCGCAGACGCGCCTCGTGGACGGCGGCGCACGCACCCTGCTCGCAATGCACCAGAGCGATCCCGCGCTCGGCTTCGTGAGTCCCGCGATTCTCGATGTGACCGACGTGGCGGATCTACCCGACGAAGAGCATTTCGGGCCGCTCGCGCAAATCATCCGCTACGACACCTTCGATGCCGCGATCGAACGCGCGAACGACACCGCGTACGGACTTTCCGCAGGCCTGCTCGCCGACGACGAAACGCAATGGACGCATTTTCAGCGTGCGATTCGCGCCGGTATCGTCAACTGGAACCGGCCGACCAATGGCGCGTCGTCGGCCGCGCCGTTCGGCGGCACCGGCCGGTCGGGCAACAACCGTCCCAGCGCGTACTATGCGGCCGACTATTGCTCGTACCCGATGGCGTCGGTCGAAAGCGCGCAACTGCAAATGCCCGCGAGCGTGTCGCCGGGCCTTCATTTCTAG
- the astB gene encoding N-succinylarginine dihydrolase: MRAIEANFDGLVGPTHNYAGLSFGNVASLSNDKSVANPKAAAKQGLRKMKQLADLGFRQGVLPPQERPSLRLLRELGFSGADANVIAKVAKEAPELLAAASSASAMWTANAATVSPSADTADGRVHFTPANLCSKLHRAIEHESTRRTLRAIFADESRFAVHEALPGTPALGDEGAANHTRFCAAYGERGIEFFVYGRSEYRRGPEPKRYPARQTFEASRAVAQRHGLTEETTVYAQQNPDVIDAGVFHNDVIAVGNGRTLFCHELAFVDSSAVYDELRAKLAAHHAPLDVIEVPDALVSVNDAVTSYLFNSQLLMREDGKQMLVVPQECRENERVARYLDTLVAGSGPIDEVEVFDLRESMKNGGGPACLRLRVVLTDTEREAVLPGVWIDDRLFGLLDAWIDRHYRDRLAPGDLADAQLLDESRTALDELTQILRVGSLYDFQR, translated from the coding sequence ATGCGAGCGATCGAAGCGAATTTCGACGGGCTGGTGGGCCCGACTCATAACTATGCGGGCCTGTCGTTCGGCAATGTCGCGTCGCTGTCGAACGACAAGTCGGTCGCGAATCCGAAGGCCGCCGCGAAGCAGGGGCTGCGCAAGATGAAGCAGCTGGCCGACCTCGGTTTCCGGCAGGGCGTGCTGCCGCCGCAGGAGCGGCCGTCGCTGCGCCTGTTGCGCGAACTCGGCTTTTCGGGCGCTGACGCGAACGTGATTGCGAAAGTCGCGAAGGAAGCGCCCGAACTGCTCGCCGCCGCCAGTTCCGCGTCCGCGATGTGGACCGCGAACGCGGCCACCGTCAGCCCCTCGGCCGACACCGCGGATGGCCGTGTGCATTTCACGCCGGCGAACCTGTGCAGCAAGCTGCATCGCGCGATCGAACACGAATCGACTCGCCGCACGTTGCGCGCGATTTTCGCGGACGAAAGCCGCTTTGCGGTGCACGAAGCGCTGCCGGGCACGCCGGCGCTCGGCGACGAAGGCGCGGCGAACCATACGCGCTTTTGCGCGGCGTACGGCGAGCGCGGCATCGAATTCTTCGTGTACGGCCGCAGCGAATACCGGCGCGGTCCCGAGCCGAAGCGCTACCCGGCGCGGCAGACTTTCGAGGCGAGCCGCGCGGTCGCGCAGCGGCATGGGCTCACTGAAGAAACTACCGTCTACGCGCAGCAGAATCCCGACGTGATCGACGCGGGCGTGTTTCATAACGACGTGATTGCGGTCGGCAACGGGCGCACACTTTTTTGCCATGAACTTGCGTTTGTCGACTCCAGCGCGGTGTACGACGAACTGCGCGCGAAGCTCGCCGCGCATCATGCGCCGCTCGATGTCATCGAAGTGCCGGATGCGCTCGTGAGCGTCAACGATGCGGTCACGTCGTATCTGTTCAACAGCCAGTTGCTGATGCGCGAGGACGGCAAGCAGATGCTCGTCGTGCCGCAGGAATGCCGCGAGAACGAGCGCGTCGCGCGTTATCTCGACACGCTCGTCGCGGGGTCCGGTCCGATTGATGAGGTCGAGGTTTTCGATCTGCGCGAAAGCATGAAGAACGGCGGCGGCCCGGCGTGTCTCCGGCTGCGCGTCGTGCTCACCGATACCGAGCGCGAAGCGGTGTTGCCCGGCGTATGGATCGATGATCGGCTATTCGGCTTGCTCGATGCGTGGATCGACCGGCACTATCGCGACCGGCTTGCGCCAGGCGATCTGGCGGACGCGCAATTGCTCGACGAATCGCGCACGGCACTCGATGAACTGACGCAAATTCTGCGTGTCGGATCGCTGTACGATTTTCAACGCTGA